In Setaria viridis chromosome 5, Setaria_viridis_v4.0, whole genome shotgun sequence, the genomic stretch cgccgccgtcttcctctGCGCCTTCATGCCCGACTTCGCCGCGCGGCCGTCGCACGTGCTCGAGAAGGTGAGGCGACCCAACGCACAGCCTGCCAAATAACGCTAGCGCTCGGATTCTCCGATCCGATCCTCCTATCGTGCGTGTCCTTGTCATGTTATTTTCCTCGAAAACGATGTCATTCTCGGTACTGTTGGTTGGTAGAAAGTAAAAATTGTAGGCCTTGATGACCACTTGCCCTCTCCTTGTCCTAACTGAATTGCACATCTTTAGCATGGAACTTTTCCTCGAATGGTTCACTGGATTGGACTAACCATCGTGTTTCACCTTTTGTGTATTGCTGAAACAAAATGAAGTTCGTGGAGGGGAAGTGGCTGGACTGGATGGACACAGAGATGAAGCCGCAGGATGCCGAGGGCAAGCTCCCCACCTCCATGATGTTCGGTCCCGGGATCCTGCGCGAGAAGTTCGTCCAGCTCTGCTCGCCCGAGGTACGCACGCACGCTCTCCGATCCTGTGCACGGATCTGACCTGTTTCACACCTTCCATGCGTCTCCTTTGCCCCGATTTAAAGTTGGCTCGGACAAAAGGTtaaccaactgggactaaagctcgatcACTGGcaggggctcaccaaccgggactttttatcccagttgcaaaggctagtgaaAAAAAATGACCCTGAGAGGTCTTTTATCTCGATTTGAAACagtaactgggataaaaagaTCCCTCCTTCTACCccacaccaaccaggataaaagggtcgagggtcttttatcccgatttgtaataccaacccgAATAAAAGGGGGGACTGAAAGAGGagtaaatccctcgaaccctcttatcccgatttgtaatatCAACcgtcttttatcccagttggtgtttccaaccgagataaaagggccccacgagttaatacaaaaggattgcatcccctatatagtcaaaATGTGCTGTGTATGTGgaatggcaaggaagctacgtgcgaggttggaggtcgtgggttcaaatcccatGCACCACGCACGCacatattttgcgtgaaaaaatcacgtgacttgtgactcGTGGATACCtcggggtctttagtcccggttgagtgacccgggacaaaagactcCCCCATAAACGTGAGTTTTCTACCTGTGTTTGTGGGCTTTCGCCTAGCTAGTTCATCAGAGAAAGAACGATGTCCATTGGACACCCAGTCACGTCTCACGTCAGCGGCTCGATCAGCGTCCTCGGCTGAAAAGGACGGCTACTCTTATTTGCAAAGAGCCAAACACAACGAATAATGTACGGGCTTCCAATTTTGATGAACAGCATGTGCCCACGCCGGGCATATATGGAAGAGAGACGTTTTCGGTAACAGAATTATATATCTTCAAAATCAATTGTTCTCTTATTTAAAAAAAGCTGAAAtcatttgttttgtttggatGGCTTTATACATAATTCATACTTTCAAGATCCTGTCCGGGTGTCCCACTCATGATACAACCTTGTGCCTCGATACTTGACAGTAACATAAAAGCGTAAAAAGTTGGAGAACCCAAGAGCCATTTCTGCCCACGCGAACCTTTGCACGAATTATCAGTGCTGTGTAGTATTAGATCAGTGCCAAGCACTAGCATGCTGACGTGCGTGTGTCATCTGATCCGCAGGACGTCACCCTCGTTTCGTCTCTGATGAGGGTGAGCTCGATGTTCGTGGAGGACCTGGCCGTCCAGCAGCCGTTCACCAAGGGCGGGTACGGCTCGGTGCGCAGGGTGTACGTGGTGTGCACGGAGGACCACGCCATCGCGGAGGGGTTCCAGCGCCTGATGGTGGAGAACGACCCGGTTGACGAGGTGAAGGAGATCGCCGCCGACCACATGGTGATGCTCTCCAGGCCCGACGAGCTGGTGCGGTGCCTCACTGACATCGTTGAGAAGTACACTTGATGCTATAGCGCGCGCCTACCTGGCAGAGCTTCGGGTTATGCTAAAATGGCTTCAGCTCTGACTCCACCGGTGAAATGGTATTTCTAGTGGCAAAATAAATTCTCCTGCACTTCTCGATGGCTGATGCTCTGCCGTCTGCATGTATGTTTGATGTTCTGTTTGCATGATTGcatccacttcattttcttcctttctttttttttaaaaagcttTCCACGCTGTTGTTGACTGTACTGTTCATGATTGCATGATGGCTGATGCTCTGGGCCTCTTGTTCTGAatccgcgacgacgacgactcaaAAGGTTTGTCGTTGTTGCGCTGTCAAGCGTCGGCCTGTGCGCTGCCCCTGTCCAGATCGGGCATCGTCGCAGAGCGCCCAGCTGCTTGCTTGATCACGACTTGCACACAGCGATTGATCCCGAGGCTGTGGTGCATGGCTGGCCGCGCGTGTAAAATTTAAGCCTCTCAAAGGCTCGAGCGCACGGCCTGGACCGTGCACCTACTCGCTACTGCACACAACGCACATGTGTCCAAGGCCGCGGGAACTGTGGCGAAGGCTGCTTTCTGAGTGAGATGCGATTGAAAGTAAACTGGCCCAACCTTCTTTTTACCCCGCAGCCGATCACTGGCCCATCGGCCGTCCAGCCCTACTCCAGCCGACGGCACTCATGAGCCGGCTTGCCTCCGCCGCCTGCCAACACACCACAATCGCCGGGCATCCGCGCCGCACTCGACACCCTCCTCTTCTATGGCCGTCGGCCATTGAAGCTTCCACCCAGCAATCTCGAATCCTAACCCTAACCCCGCCACCGGTCGGGGTGGTGGAGGTAGCAGCAACCTCTTCGCCGACCGCTCCCCCACCTCCCCAGCTCTCACCGGCGGTCGCGCGAGCGGCGACGCAGACGGATGTTGGCGGCGGTGCGGTGGAGATGAAGGAGATCGTGTGGTCCTcggcaactccaagagtatcctaaaaaaattcttccctaAAACTATGTATTAGGGGTTTTCCCAAAataaatttcccccaaaaacatatcagtccaaagtagatcgctaataaatagcccccaatatttcaaacacaggtcacgtcatcgtattgggcccattggaagggacgcgcgggcgtacgggaatcaggattgggggaggaacgccaacgctaaaatatacacggtggcacgctgttttttagcgtcgctaaaaaattagggaaggtttaggtggattgttagagttcattttttctctcttttttcctaaaaaaggtattagGGGTAAGATTAGCCGCCTTTGCTCCCGCACAAATTTTAAACACCGGAAGCCAAGTTGCTTCGGGTTTCTCGGTGCTGGACGGCCGGTGCTCAACCTGTCTGTAGCGTGGAGCCCTGGTGGCCGAGTAGCGTGGGCCCACAACACTCTACCGAGTTGGTCTGCGAGTACGAAGCAAATTGGCCGACGGGCCGTTCGAGGCTCTGGGCCAGTGGGCCGTGCATCCTTGCACCACCACAACTGGCACAGAAAATCAGCGAGCCtcttcggctggacttataagccggctgaaaagctgaaacggctgatttgttgtaaaagaaaaatattgttcggtggctgataagctgaagcgaacaggctgaacAATAAAAATGCAGGGTCCCCGAACCGAGAAGAACTGAtatcgagcgccgccgccgtcccctcacGATCTCGCTCATCCATCTCGCATGCTGTCGCCCGCTCCCTCACGCCTTCGGCCACCCACGACATCCAATCCCCAGGCGACATGGTGTTGATTGGGGACAGGTGCGTGCGCATAGCGCGCCTGAGGCTACCGATGCTCCTCCGCTGCGACGCCTGCGGCGTGCATCTCGACAAGGCGCACCATGCTGTTCTCCTTCAAGGACGACCTCACCGATGGCCAGAGGTACATCGGCGCCGTCAAGATCTTCCGCTTCTACTTCAAGTGCGCCTGATGCCGCGCCGGGATCACCTTCAAGACCGACCCCAAGAACAACGACTACACGGCCGAGGCCGGCGCCACCCGCGAATTGGACTTAGTTTTAGGCTTGGTTTGCCCTTACTTATCTTGATTAAACTCCCCTTTAgtcaggactaaagtttagtctcccCCTGTTTGGTGGTTTCAGTGACTAAATAAAGGACATTAAATGAGTTGAACAATGACTAACTTGCCCCTAATCATTACTGCCCctgcctttttccttttttgcctCCCCACACAGGCACGCACAACACACGCGCAAGCAACGGCGTGGGGGTACGGAGGCGGCGTAGTGGCAGGTGGTAGCCCGGCGggctgggggcggcgggggccggcggcaggGCGGGTGCTGGGAGGGCGGGAGCGGCTGGTGGGCTAGAACCAGCGGCGGGGCAGGTGGCCGGGGGGCGACGACGTGGTTgccgcggcgggcgggtggcTGGGGGCTGGCGGCGGGACGGGTGgggtgcggggggggggggggggagagctGGTCACATACGGATATTAATGAGGGGTACAGGGTGTCCATGGTACCTTTTAGTCTCCCCATAAGCAATCTTTTGGGGATtaaagggctaaattttaggaaAGTTTAGTAACTTTTAGTCACCTATTTAAACAGGGCCTCGACGTTCAGTCTTTTTCTCGGGATTCTTTTGTCTTATTCCGGATTAGATCACAGAGGTTAATTTCTAGAGCAGCAAGATGTACAATAATGTCGTTTGCCTTTATTTACCTGTACAAGATACACCGACTCGGGCCCTCGTCGGCTTAGGAGGCCTAGCGTGCGTGGGCCATGGAGGATCACGAAAACCAAGTCCATAACACCCtgccaagtttttttttgtgttttgcACTTCGGGGCCTTCGTTCTTCCTCCAAGCGCGCAGCCCGTGTAAGAAGATAGGCTGCCTAGAAGAGAGATAGAGAGGGCATCGGGCGGCGGCAAGACTAAGGTctcctttggtagggcttcggcTGCGGCTTCTCCACCGGTAGAATCTGAAGTCCTACCAAATGATCTTCACCAAAACAGCTTCGGGGAAGAAGCCCCTCCGAACCCGCTCTCTTAAGCCATTTGACGGAGAAGAAGCCCAAAAAACCGGCTCCCCGCAGCTTCTTCCCGTCGTTCTCACCCTTGCCCTCGGGGAGCCCGCAGGTGGAGGTGAAGGGTGCGGTGGAGGCGGTCTGGCGGCACGGTGGAGTCGGAGcagcgaggtggaggcggaacGGCGTGGTGGAGGTGGCCTGGCGGCACGGCATGGCACTGGAGGCGGAGCAGCGTGGGGACGGAGGCGTGGCGCGGTGGAGGGCAGAGACGGTGGCGCTAGGGGCAGGCGGCGAAGCGCAGGCgctggggcggccggcggtggagcggaggcgctggggcgggcggcggtggagcgcgGCAGGCGTTGCGAGCGGATAAGGCAGGCGGAGGCGTTGCGAGCGGATAAGCCTGGCGGAGGCGGATAAGAAttaaaggaaagagaaaaaaaaagaagggagaaaaaagaaaaaggaaagaaaaaataaggaaGGGTATTATGgacatttcatatttttatccatGTTACTTATCTAGGAGAAGCTattttgccaaacatttttCCATCCAAACTAGGTGAAGTCAAAAAAAGCTGTTGCATCGAAGAAGTCATAGCCATAGTCGTTTTAACCACTGCCGCAGCCCTGCCAAACGAGCCTAAACGACTACTGGTGCAGCCCATTTGTCTCGGTCGGCGAAAGCGGCGACGGATCCTGCCGTGCCGGTCACGAGAGGACGACGTCGGATCGCCTTGCCGTCGTCGCCGAAAGCGGCCTCCATCTTTCGGTTTTGCGTCGTGCGGTGGCCGTGGGCAAAACTTCAGCTCATGCTCTGCCATGCCCATGTGCCCGACATGTTCTATTTCCCAGCTCGTCGAACGAGC encodes the following:
- the LOC117855292 gene encoding salicylic acid-binding protein 2, producing MGCIKHIVLVHGACLGGWSWFKVATALRAAGYRVDTPDLAASGVDPRLLREAAPTFRDYTAPLLDLLAALPAGDRVVLVGHSLGGVNVALAAELFPEKVAAAVFLCAFMPDFAARPSHVLEKFVEGKWLDWMDTEMKPQDAEGKLPTSMMFGPGILREKFVQLCSPEDVTLVSSLMRVSSMFVEDLAVQQPFTKGGYGSVRRVYVVCTEDHAIAEGFQRLMVENDPVDEVKEIAADHMVMLSRPDELVRCLTDIVEKYT